The Indicator indicator isolate 239-I01 chromosome 22, UM_Iind_1.1, whole genome shotgun sequence genome includes a window with the following:
- the INTS15 gene encoding integrator complex subunit 15 isoform X1, whose amino-acid sequence MSDIRHSLLRRDALSAAKEVLYHLDIYFSSQLQNAPLPLVDKGPSELLEEFLFQVPKERGAPPKRLNSLQELQLLEIMCNYFQEQTKDSVRQIIFSSLFSPQGNKADDSRMALLGKLVSMAVAVCRVPVLECAAFWLQRTPAVYCVRLAQALVDDYCNLVPGSIQTLKQIFSASPRFCCQFITSVTALYDLSSDDLIPPSDLLELIVSWIFEDPRLILITFLNTPIAANLPIGFLELTPLTGLIRWCVKAPLAYKRKKKASLSNGHPPSKTAKDSAAGEDRDCHQLYSKLHLSVLQVLMMLQGHLTEKNLYGRLGLIPFDHVVPLVEEINRLSDELNPLNASKEIELALDRLAQALQVAMASGALLCTRDDLRTVCSRLPHNNLLQLVISGPVQQPTHGALPPGFYPHIHTPPLGYPAHAAHPALPAHPALPAHPVQTFIPGMTFPYRPIR is encoded by the exons ATGAGCGATATCCGGCACTCGCTGCTGCGGCGGGACGCGCTGAGCGCCGCCAAGGAGGTGCTGTACCACCTGGACATCTacttcagcagccagctgcagaacGCCCCGCTGCCCCTCGTCGACAAGGGCCCCTCcgagctgctggaggagttcCTCTTCCAGGTCCCCAAAGAGCGTGGCGCTCCGCCCAAG AGACTGAATTCACTTCAGGAACTTCAGCTCCTTGAGATCATGTGCAATTATTTCCAAGAGCAAACCAAGGATTCAGTCCGGCAGATCATTTTCTCGTCTCTCTTCAGTCCTCAAGGAAACAAAGCAGATGACAGCAGGATGGCTTTGCTGGGAAAGCTGGTTTCCATGGCAGTGGCTGTGTGTAGGGTTCCTGTTCTAGAGTGTGCTGCCTTCTGGCTTCAG CGAACCCCTGCTGTGTACTGCGTGAGGCTGGCCCAAGCCTTGGTGGATGACTACTGCAACTTGGTGCCAGGCTCCATCCAGACTCTGAAGCAGATATTCAGTGCCAGTCCTCGCTTCTGCTGCCAGTTCATTACTTCTGTCACAGCTCTCTATGACCTCTCTTCAG ATGACCTCATCCCTCCTTCGGATCTGCTGGAGTTGATTGTTTCCTGGATCTTTGAAGACCCTCGCTTGATCCTCATCACCTTCCTGAACACTCCTATCGCAGCCAACCTGCCAATAGGGTTTCTGGAGCTCACCCCCCTGACTGGACTGATCCGTTGGTGTGTGAAGGCCCCCTTGGCttacaaaaggaagaagaaagcctCTCTCTCAAATGGACATCCCCCCAGCAAAACTGCCAAGgactcagctgcaggagaagacagagaTTGCCACCAGCTGTATTCAAAACTGCATCTAAGTGTTCTGCAGGTTCTCATGATGCTTCAGGGGCATTTAACAGAGAAGAACCTTTATGGGCGCCTAGGGTTGATACCCTTTGACCACGTGGTTCCACTTGTTGAGGAAATTAACAGACTATCTGATGAACTCAACCCTCTCAATGCATCCAAAGAGATTGAACTGGCTCTAGACAGACTGGCTCAGGCTTTGCAGGTGGCCATGGCATCAGGAGCACTCTTGTGCACCAGAG ATGACCTGAGAACTGTCTGCTCCAGACTACCACATAACAA cctcctccagctggTGATTTCAGGTCCAGTACAGCAACCAACCCACGGTGCTCTGCCACCAGGATTTTACCCTCACATCCATACCCCTCCTCTGGGTTACCCTGCTCATGCAGCTCACCCGGCGCTCCCGGCACACCCGGCACTCCCAGCCCATCCTGTACAAACGTTTATACCAGGCATGACATTCCCATACCGACCCATCCGCTAA
- the INTS15 gene encoding integrator complex subunit 15 isoform X2, which yields MSDIRHSLLRRDALSAAKEVLYHLDIYFSSQLQNAPLPLVDKGPSELLEEFLFQVPKERGAPPKEQTKDSVRQIIFSSLFSPQGNKADDSRMALLGKLVSMAVAVCRVPVLECAAFWLQRTPAVYCVRLAQALVDDYCNLVPGSIQTLKQIFSASPRFCCQFITSVTALYDLSSDDLIPPSDLLELIVSWIFEDPSVLQVLMMLQGHLTEKNLYGRLGLIPFDHVVPLVEEINRLSDELNPLNASKEIELALDRLAQALQVAMASGALLCTRDDLRTVCSRLPHNNLLQLVISGPVQQPTHGALPPGFYPHIHTPPLGYPAHAAHPALPAHPALPAHPVQTFIPGMTFPYRPIR from the exons ATGAGCGATATCCGGCACTCGCTGCTGCGGCGGGACGCGCTGAGCGCCGCCAAGGAGGTGCTGTACCACCTGGACATCTacttcagcagccagctgcagaacGCCCCGCTGCCCCTCGTCGACAAGGGCCCCTCcgagctgctggaggagttcCTCTTCCAGGTCCCCAAAGAGCGTGGCGCTCCGCCCAAG G AGCAAACCAAGGATTCAGTCCGGCAGATCATTTTCTCGTCTCTCTTCAGTCCTCAAGGAAACAAAGCAGATGACAGCAGGATGGCTTTGCTGGGAAAGCTGGTTTCCATGGCAGTGGCTGTGTGTAGGGTTCCTGTTCTAGAGTGTGCTGCCTTCTGGCTTCAG CGAACCCCTGCTGTGTACTGCGTGAGGCTGGCCCAAGCCTTGGTGGATGACTACTGCAACTTGGTGCCAGGCTCCATCCAGACTCTGAAGCAGATATTCAGTGCCAGTCCTCGCTTCTGCTGCCAGTTCATTACTTCTGTCACAGCTCTCTATGACCTCTCTTCAG ATGACCTCATCCCTCCTTCGGATCTGCTGGAGTTGATTGTTTCCTGGATCTTTGAAGACCC AAGTGTTCTGCAGGTTCTCATGATGCTTCAGGGGCATTTAACAGAGAAGAACCTTTATGGGCGCCTAGGGTTGATACCCTTTGACCACGTGGTTCCACTTGTTGAGGAAATTAACAGACTATCTGATGAACTCAACCCTCTCAATGCATCCAAAGAGATTGAACTGGCTCTAGACAGACTGGCTCAGGCTTTGCAGGTGGCCATGGCATCAGGAGCACTCTTGTGCACCAGAG ATGACCTGAGAACTGTCTGCTCCAGACTACCACATAACAA cctcctccagctggTGATTTCAGGTCCAGTACAGCAACCAACCCACGGTGCTCTGCCACCAGGATTTTACCCTCACATCCATACCCCTCCTCTGGGTTACCCTGCTCATGCAGCTCACCCGGCGCTCCCGGCACACCCGGCACTCCCAGCCCATCCTGTACAAACGTTTATACCAGGCATGACATTCCCATACCGACCCATCCGCTAA